A window of Chitinophaga sp. MM2321 contains these coding sequences:
- a CDS encoding NrtR DNA-binding winged helix domain-containing protein, with translation MMSMYTKNINTHLVEIKDYFKVAISVDCVIFGFNNDELKVLLIESDLKEYKAKWSLLGDIVRPEEELDAAAYRVLKARTGLENVYMEQVQTFGAVNRHPAGRVITVAYYSLVNIEHVELKMHNNELHWHSVKELHQMAFDHKQILDTCHERLKQQVMVQPVGFNLLPKKFSLRELQNLYEAILDVALDRRNFRKKFLSMDLLLDLNEEEEDVPHRPAKLYKFNFDKYDQRKKRYLGIGF, from the coding sequence ATGATGTCTATGTACACCAAGAACATCAATACGCATCTTGTTGAGATAAAGGATTATTTCAAAGTTGCCATTTCGGTAGACTGTGTAATTTTTGGTTTTAATAATGATGAGCTGAAGGTGTTGCTGATAGAATCCGATCTGAAAGAGTACAAAGCAAAGTGGTCGTTGCTGGGGGATATTGTGCGACCGGAGGAAGAGCTGGACGCGGCTGCCTACCGGGTGCTGAAAGCCCGTACCGGTCTTGAGAATGTGTATATGGAACAGGTGCAAACCTTTGGCGCTGTGAATCGTCATCCGGCAGGGCGTGTGATCACGGTCGCTTATTATTCGCTGGTGAATATTGAGCATGTGGAGCTGAAGATGCATAACAACGAACTGCACTGGCACTCTGTAAAGGAGTTGCACCAGATGGCATTTGATCATAAACAGATCCTTGATACCTGCCATGAGCGCCTGAAGCAGCAGGTGATGGTACAACCGGTGGGCTTTAACCTGTTGCCAAAGAAGTTTTCGCTGCGGGAACTGCAAAATCTGTATGAAGCCATACTGGATGTAGCACTGGATCGCCGCAACTTCCGGAAAAAATTTCTTTCTATGGATTTACTGCTGGATCTGAATGAAGAAGAAGAAGATGTGCCACACCGGCCGGCCAAACTGTACAAATTTAATTTTGATAAATATGATCAGCGAAAGAAGCGATACCTGGGTATTGGCTTTTAA
- the ligA gene encoding NAD-dependent DNA ligase LigA, whose protein sequence is MYTKDIEITLTQLAKDLLRHLQQQQLLQSIDETLEGLRRVIAYNDWRYYVQSEPVISDYEYDQLFAWLKKLELEHPDLVSADSPTQRVAKGLTKEFITVPHLVPMLSLENSYNADDLIDWDRKARESAGLSEIEYCIEPKFDGASISLIYEDDHLSRGATRGDGVAGEDITTNIKQIRSIPLSASFSKYGIHQIEIRGEVLINKNTFKAFNEKRIAENLPPLANPRNAASGSLRMVDPNEVAKRGLEAFLYHMSYHTMETGKAEPDALKTHSGTLDLLSTLGFRSPAKEKKVLKGIQGVIDYCQWFETERDNLPYEIDGMVIKVNDYALQDKLGMTTHHPRWAIAFKFKARQATSKLRSVEFQVGRTGSVTPVAKIDPVHIGGVTVTSMSLFNEDVIREKDLKLGDTVLVERAGDVIPYIVKSVADLRDGTEQPILFPTHCPVCGDQLVKPEEESVWRCTNINCEAQVVERMIHFVSKDAMDIKSFGESNVRKFYAQGLMKDIPGIYELDFDKIATLEGFGKKSLTNLQTAIALSKTQPLHRLIFGLGIRYVGETTAKTLASAVTNIMDLQSWTEEQILLLEDIGPKVAGSIRQFFANDDNIQMLNKLAALGINMENTQGSRHVSGNLDGQTFLFTGTLAKLKRSEAEEMVEQQGGKILGGVSSKLNFLIVGEDAGSKLEKAKKINTIKVLTEDEFIKMIQ, encoded by the coding sequence ATGTATACAAAGGACATAGAAATAACCCTGACGCAGTTGGCAAAGGACCTCCTCCGTCACTTACAGCAGCAACAACTGCTGCAGTCCATTGATGAAACCCTGGAAGGATTACGCCGTGTAATTGCCTACAACGACTGGCGTTACTACGTGCAAAGCGAACCGGTGATCAGCGATTATGAATACGATCAGCTGTTTGCCTGGCTCAAAAAACTGGAACTGGAACATCCGGACCTCGTTAGTGCCGACTCCCCTACCCAACGTGTAGCGAAAGGACTGACCAAAGAATTTATTACTGTGCCGCACCTGGTACCCATGCTCAGCCTGGAGAATTCTTACAATGCAGACGACCTGATAGACTGGGATCGCAAAGCCCGCGAAAGTGCCGGGCTCAGTGAAATAGAATATTGTATAGAACCCAAGTTCGATGGCGCCAGTATTTCCCTGATCTATGAAGATGATCACCTTTCCCGGGGCGCCACCCGCGGCGATGGTGTGGCAGGGGAAGATATTACTACCAATATTAAGCAGATCCGCTCCATTCCTCTATCTGCCAGCTTTTCTAAATATGGGATTCACCAGATAGAAATCCGCGGCGAGGTGCTGATCAATAAAAATACCTTCAAAGCTTTCAATGAAAAACGCATTGCCGAAAACCTGCCACCACTGGCAAATCCGCGCAATGCCGCTTCCGGCTCCTTACGGATGGTAGACCCCAACGAAGTAGCCAAACGCGGACTGGAAGCCTTTTTATACCACATGAGCTATCATACTATGGAAACGGGGAAAGCTGAACCTGATGCGCTCAAAACGCATAGCGGTACGCTGGACTTATTGTCTACACTGGGTTTCCGTAGTCCTGCCAAAGAAAAAAAAGTACTGAAAGGCATCCAGGGTGTGATCGACTACTGCCAGTGGTTTGAAACCGAACGCGATAACCTCCCCTATGAAATTGACGGGATGGTAATTAAAGTAAACGACTACGCGCTACAGGACAAACTGGGCATGACCACCCATCACCCCCGCTGGGCCATCGCATTTAAATTCAAAGCGCGGCAAGCTACCAGTAAACTGCGTAGTGTGGAATTCCAGGTAGGCCGTACCGGCTCCGTTACGCCGGTAGCTAAAATTGATCCGGTGCATATCGGCGGCGTTACGGTCACTTCTATGTCTCTTTTTAATGAAGATGTGATCCGGGAGAAAGACCTGAAACTGGGAGATACTGTGTTGGTAGAAAGAGCGGGAGATGTGATTCCCTACATTGTAAAATCGGTGGCCGACCTCCGGGATGGCACGGAGCAGCCTATTCTCTTCCCTACCCACTGCCCGGTTTGCGGAGACCAACTGGTAAAACCGGAAGAGGAAAGCGTATGGCGCTGTACCAATATCAATTGCGAAGCGCAGGTAGTGGAAAGAATGATCCACTTCGTTAGCAAAGATGCCATGGACATTAAAAGCTTTGGCGAAAGCAATGTGCGTAAATTCTATGCCCAGGGCCTGATGAAAGATATTCCCGGCATCTATGAACTGGACTTCGATAAGATAGCCACCCTGGAAGGATTTGGAAAGAAATCACTGACCAACCTGCAAACGGCTATTGCGCTTTCCAAAACGCAACCCTTACACCGTTTGATATTTGGATTGGGGATCCGGTATGTGGGAGAAACCACCGCCAAAACCCTCGCCAGTGCCGTTACCAACATCATGGACCTGCAAAGCTGGACAGAAGAACAGATCCTTTTACTGGAAGATATAGGCCCCAAAGTGGCTGGCTCCATCCGCCAGTTCTTTGCCAATGATGATAATATTCAAATGCTGAACAAACTGGCGGCGCTGGGTATCAACATGGAAAATACACAGGGCAGCCGGCATGTGTCAGGTAACCTGGACGGACAAACGTTTTTATTTACCGGTACCCTTGCCAAGCTGAAACGCAGCGAAGCTGAAGAGATGGTAGAACAACAGGGCGGTAAAATACTGGGCGGTGTAAGCAGCAAGCTCAACTTTCTCATAGTAGGTGAAGATGCCGGCAGCAAACTGGAAAAAGCTAAAAAAATAAATACCATCAAGGTATTAACAGAAGATGAATTTATTAAAATGATTCAATAA
- a CDS encoding nucleoside deaminase: MQLSIPVIVTVKRGRTESCMPAVNNNMMIDDTFYMKQALREAHKAFEDGEVPIGAVVVMNNQVIGRGHNQVERLNDCTAHAEMIALTAAFNTLGSKYLMDATLYVTVEPCLMCAGALYWSKIGKIVYAAADEKNSYRRATGDRSPFHPKTKLEAGPCSEESLQLMKTFFEQRR, from the coding sequence ATGCAGCTTTCAATTCCGGTAATTGTAACGGTTAAACGTGGGAGAACAGAAAGCTGTATGCCGGCTGTCAATAACAATATGATGATTGATGATACTTTTTATATGAAGCAGGCGCTGAGAGAGGCGCACAAAGCCTTTGAAGACGGTGAAGTTCCTATTGGCGCCGTAGTGGTCATGAACAACCAGGTGATAGGCCGCGGGCATAACCAGGTGGAAAGACTGAACGACTGTACCGCTCATGCGGAGATGATAGCCTTAACGGCTGCCTTCAATACCCTTGGCAGTAAATATTTAATGGATGCCACTTTATATGTAACGGTAGAACCTTGCCTGATGTGTGCTGGCGCGCTTTACTGGAGTAAAATAGGGAAGATCGTATATGCCGCAGCGGATGAGAAGAACAGCTACCGGCGTGCTACCGGGGACCGCTCCCCGTTTCATCCTAAAACGAAACTGGAAGCCGGCCCGTGCAGCGAAGAAAGTTTGCAGTTGATGAAAACTTTCTTTGAACAAAGAAGGTGA
- a CDS encoding SPFH domain-containing protein — MNPFLIVLAVLAFLVLLSSFVTVQQGTIAVTTIFGKYKRILFPGLNFKIPIIEKVFKRVSIQNKSVELEFQAITIDQANVYFKAMLLYAVWNQDEETLKNVAFKFMDERSFMQALVRTIEGSIRGFVATKKQAEVLGLRKDITEHVKEQIDKTLEEWGFHLLDLQMNDITFDEVIMKSMAQVVASNNLKAAAENEGQALLITKTKAAEADGNAIKIAAEAERQAAQLRGMGVALFREEVAKGMSMAAKEMQQANLDTSVILFSMWTEAIKHFAENSKGNVIFLDGSSDGMDHTMRQMMGMNKLMDPNKK, encoded by the coding sequence ATGAATCCATTCCTCATTGTTTTGGCGGTATTGGCTTTCCTGGTTTTGTTGTCGAGTTTTGTAACAGTGCAGCAGGGCACTATTGCAGTAACAACTATATTCGGGAAATACAAACGCATTCTTTTTCCGGGGCTGAACTTTAAAATACCTATTATAGAAAAGGTATTTAAAAGAGTATCTATCCAGAATAAATCTGTAGAACTGGAGTTCCAGGCCATTACCATTGATCAGGCCAACGTTTATTTCAAGGCTATGCTGCTATATGCTGTGTGGAACCAGGATGAAGAAACGTTGAAAAACGTAGCCTTTAAATTTATGGATGAAAGAAGTTTCATGCAGGCGCTCGTGCGCACTATTGAAGGGTCTATCCGTGGGTTTGTTGCCACAAAAAAACAGGCAGAAGTATTGGGTCTCCGCAAGGATATTACCGAACACGTAAAAGAACAGATCGATAAAACCCTGGAAGAATGGGGTTTTCATTTGCTGGATCTGCAAATGAATGACATCACTTTTGATGAAGTTATCATGAAGTCTATGGCGCAGGTAGTAGCATCCAATAACCTGAAAGCTGCTGCTGAAAACGAAGGACAGGCATTACTGATCACCAAAACCAAAGCTGCGGAAGCAGATGGTAATGCTATCAAAATTGCTGCGGAAGCAGAACGGCAGGCTGCTCAACTGCGTGGTATGGGCGTCGCCCTGTTCCGTGAAGAAGTGGCCAAGGGTATGAGTATGGCTGCTAAAGAAATGCAGCAGGCCAACCTGGATACCTCTGTGATCCTCTTCTCCATGTGGACAGAAGCCATCAAACACTTCGCTGAAAACTCAAAAGGAAATGTCATCTTCCTGGATGGTTCTTCAGATGGTATGGATCATACCATGAGACAGATGATGGGTATGAACAAACTAATGGATCCTAACAAGAAATAA
- a CDS encoding LuxR C-terminal-related transcriptional regulator — MQTGSDLGQNFSLTALQRENEQLKDRNQWLENILGRVPAMLYCYDNNNKSVTWCNSYLSEAVGFSPDEMTGKGMDFFQDIMHPEDFKLAAVAQQSFINNKMQFGGLARIRKKGEKEYRWLLGLEVPFSHDKNGRVVEIICAFLDLTHAIDTNVQLSTALSEILRRQNETLFNKLTAREKDVLGLAVKGLNNKEIAGSLNLSRYTIETHRKNIRLKLKVRNTTELMAIARKIGFQ; from the coding sequence ATGCAGACAGGCTCAGACTTAGGGCAAAATTTTTCTCTCACCGCTTTGCAAAGGGAAAATGAGCAATTAAAAGATCGTAATCAGTGGCTGGAGAACATTTTGGGGCGTGTACCTGCTATGCTTTACTGCTATGATAACAACAACAAATCCGTTACATGGTGTAATTCCTACCTGTCAGAAGCGGTTGGATTTTCTCCGGATGAGATGACCGGCAAGGGGATGGATTTTTTCCAGGATATTATGCATCCGGAAGATTTTAAGCTGGCCGCGGTGGCGCAGCAATCTTTTATTAATAACAAGATGCAGTTTGGCGGATTGGCCCGCATCCGCAAGAAGGGAGAAAAAGAATACCGCTGGTTACTGGGACTGGAAGTGCCTTTTTCCCACGACAAAAACGGGCGTGTAGTGGAAATTATCTGTGCTTTCCTGGATCTCACGCATGCCATTGATACCAATGTTCAGCTCTCCACCGCCCTGTCAGAAATACTCCGCAGGCAAAATGAAACACTGTTTAACAAGCTTACAGCCCGTGAAAAGGATGTATTGGGACTTGCAGTAAAAGGACTTAATAATAAAGAAATAGCGGGTTCGTTGAACCTTAGCCGTTATACCATAGAAACACACCGCAAAAATATCCGGCTCAAATTAAAAGTGCGTAACACTACTGAGCTGATGGCCATAGCCCGCAAGATAGGTTTTCAATAA
- a CDS encoding superoxide dismutase translates to MAFTLPSLPYATDALEPNFDKLTMEIHHGKHHQAYVDNLNKAIAGTENENKSLEELVASAGKISPAVRNNGGGHWNHSFFWTSLAPNAGGQPTGKLAEAINSTFGSFDAFKEKFNAAGATRFGSGWAWLLKKDGKLEITSTPNQDNPLMDVAEVKGTPILGVDVWEHAYYLKYQNRRPEYLNAFWNVVDWNAVSKRFEQA, encoded by the coding sequence ATGGCATTTACACTTCCGAGCTTACCCTACGCAACCGATGCGTTAGAGCCGAATTTTGATAAATTGACAATGGAGATCCACCATGGTAAGCATCATCAGGCGTATGTAGACAATCTGAACAAGGCGATTGCCGGTACTGAAAATGAGAATAAATCATTGGAAGAACTGGTAGCCAGCGCAGGTAAGATCAGCCCTGCTGTGAGAAACAATGGCGGAGGTCACTGGAATCACAGTTTCTTCTGGACCAGCCTGGCGCCTAATGCCGGCGGTCAACCTACCGGTAAACTGGCAGAAGCAATCAACAGCACTTTCGGTTCTTTTGATGCTTTCAAGGAAAAGTTCAACGCAGCCGGCGCTACCCGCTTCGGTTCCGGTTGGGCATGGCTGTTGAAAAAAGACGGCAAACTGGAAATTACTTCTACTCCTAACCAGGACAATCCCCTGATGGACGTTGCCGAAGTAAAAGGTACGCCTATCCTGGGTGTAGACGTATGGGAACATGCTTACTACCTGAAATACCAGAACCGCCGTCCGGAATACCTGAACGCATTCTGGAATGTAGTTGACTGGAACGCTGTCAGCAAACGTTTTGAGCAGGCATAA
- a CDS encoding Gfo/Idh/MocA family oxidoreductase — translation MPVNPNEGSRRNFISKFAKGVVGASLLPSIITAADRKRNIELLSRLKEKYSANDQIQIALIGAGGMGTADANTAITVPGVKLVAACDLYDGRLADAKKKWGNDIYTTRNYNEILDRKDIDAVIIAVPDFWHKDISVAAMNKGKSVYCEKPMVHDISEGPAVVDAQKRNGKVVYQVGSQGMSSLGNEKARQLLKDGAIGKLNYAEGFWARMSPTGAWQYPIPADASPKTVDWETYLKNAPKRDFDPLRFFRWRNYKDYGTGVSGDLFVHLFSSLHLVTGSMGPNKIMATGGLRYWKDGREVPDIMLGMFDYPETEIHPAFNLSLRVNFVDGTGGTNYLRMVGSEGSMTVEWDKVTLYRNRNNVDENDPLAQANAAANAGKAYAYHRAEILPQDKMEYEAEKGYKGAHFDHFYNLFNAMRTGGKVAEDPLFGFRAAAPALLCNESYFSNKIIHWDPKNLKLG, via the coding sequence ATGCCAGTAAATCCTAACGAAGGCTCGCGCCGGAATTTTATCAGCAAATTTGCCAAAGGAGTTGTGGGAGCGTCTCTCCTTCCATCTATTATTACGGCAGCTGACAGAAAAAGGAACATTGAATTACTCTCCCGCCTGAAAGAAAAATACAGTGCGAATGACCAGATCCAGATAGCCCTTATTGGTGCCGGTGGTATGGGGACAGCTGATGCCAACACGGCAATTACAGTACCCGGTGTAAAGCTGGTTGCTGCCTGCGATCTTTATGATGGCCGCCTGGCAGACGCTAAAAAGAAATGGGGTAATGATATTTACACTACCCGTAACTATAACGAGATCCTGGACCGTAAGGATATCGATGCAGTTATCATTGCAGTGCCCGACTTCTGGCATAAGGATATTTCCGTAGCCGCTATGAACAAGGGTAAATCTGTATACTGCGAAAAGCCGATGGTGCATGATATTTCCGAAGGTCCCGCAGTAGTGGATGCACAGAAAAGAAACGGTAAAGTGGTGTACCAGGTAGGTAGCCAGGGTATGAGCTCCCTCGGAAATGAAAAGGCCCGGCAGCTGCTGAAAGATGGCGCTATCGGAAAACTAAACTATGCAGAAGGATTCTGGGCGCGTATGTCACCAACCGGTGCATGGCAATACCCTATTCCGGCCGATGCGTCGCCTAAAACTGTAGACTGGGAGACCTATCTCAAAAACGCGCCAAAGCGTGATTTTGACCCCCTGCGTTTCTTCCGCTGGCGTAATTACAAAGATTATGGTACCGGCGTTTCCGGCGATCTGTTCGTCCACCTGTTTTCCAGCCTTCACCTGGTAACCGGTTCTATGGGGCCTAATAAAATAATGGCTACCGGTGGATTACGTTACTGGAAAGATGGAAGAGAAGTACCGGACATTATGCTGGGTATGTTTGATTATCCTGAAACAGAAATACACCCTGCGTTTAACCTGTCTCTCCGTGTAAACTTCGTAGATGGTACCGGTGGCACCAACTACCTGCGTATGGTGGGCAGCGAAGGTTCTATGACGGTAGAATGGGATAAAGTAACCCTGTACCGCAACAGGAATAATGTGGATGAAAATGATCCTTTGGCACAGGCCAATGCAGCGGCGAATGCCGGAAAAGCGTATGCCTATCACCGTGCGGAAATACTGCCGCAGGATAAGATGGAATACGAAGCAGAGAAAGGCTACAAGGGCGCTCACTTTGATCACTTCTACAACCTGTTCAACGCCATGCGTACCGGTGGTAAGGTAGCAGAAGATCCTTTGTTTGGTTTCCGTGCCGCAGCGCCTGCATTGCTGTGTAACGAAAGCTATTTCAGCAATAAGATCATTCACTGGGATCCGAAGAATCTTAAACTCGGATAA
- a CDS encoding endonuclease/exonuclease/phosphatase family protein: MKQLLLPAILCCCLFACKTKKELAGTETRKGDTIRVLTYNIHHANPPSRKDVIDLDAIAGVINRQQPDFVALQEVDVHTGRSGRDVHEAEALAAKTGMHAFFARSIPYDDGEYGIAVLSRYPIKEGHAYQLPSAPGSKGEPRALCTVAVTLPGGRNVTMASTHLDVLKADADRLLQIREISRILGNAGMPVILAGDFNSKSGSPAIQVLDSAFTRTCQDCPFTIPVEHPNRTIDFISYRPAKAFKVLEHQVIPERYASDHLPVLAVLKLEK, translated from the coding sequence ATGAAACAATTGTTGCTACCCGCAATCCTGTGCTGTTGTCTTTTTGCCTGCAAAACAAAGAAGGAACTGGCAGGTACGGAAACCAGGAAAGGGGATACCATTAGGGTATTGACCTATAATATCCACCACGCCAATCCTCCATCCCGTAAAGATGTTATAGACCTCGACGCCATCGCAGGAGTCATTAACCGGCAGCAACCGGATTTTGTGGCTTTGCAGGAAGTGGATGTACACACGGGTCGTTCCGGCCGTGATGTGCATGAGGCGGAAGCATTGGCTGCCAAAACAGGCATGCATGCTTTTTTTGCAAGATCTATTCCTTATGATGACGGTGAATACGGGATCGCAGTGCTCTCTCGCTATCCCATAAAAGAAGGACATGCCTATCAGTTGCCGTCGGCACCCGGCTCTAAAGGAGAACCGCGCGCACTATGCACGGTGGCGGTAACATTACCTGGCGGAAGAAATGTAACGATGGCCAGCACACACCTGGATGTATTAAAAGCAGATGCAGACCGCCTGCTGCAGATCAGGGAGATAAGCCGTATCCTCGGCAATGCAGGTATGCCGGTTATACTGGCAGGCGACTTTAATTCCAAATCCGGGAGCCCTGCTATACAAGTGCTGGACAGCGCATTTACGCGCACCTGCCAGGATTGTCCGTTTACCATTCCGGTGGAGCATCCCAACCGCACGATTGATTTTATCAGCTACAGACCCGCAAAGGCTTTCAAAGTGCTGGAGCACCAGGTAATACCGGAGCGATATGCGTCGGATCATTTGCCGGTACTGGCAGTGCTGAAGCTGGAAAAATAA